Below is a window of Vicinamibacteria bacterium DNA.
TTGCCGGGGTTAATCGCGATGAGATTGGTCCCGAACTGGGTGAACTGCTCGAGGATGTAGCGGCGGGTCCCCTCGCCGATGGACGTCAGGAGAATGACGGAGCCGATCCCGATGGCGATGCCCAGGGTGGACAGCGCCGACCGGAGGCGATGGCCGGAAACCGACGTCAGCGCGAACCGGAGAAGACTCGCCGTACTCATCGACGCGCCAGAGCGAGGATCGGGTCGAGCTTCGACGCGCGGCGCGCGGGCAAGACGCCGAAAGCGATCCCCACGAGAAGCGCCACCCCCATGGCTGCCGCGACCGCCCACGCCGGTGGATGGGCGGGAAGAGCGGGGTAGAGGCCCACGACGACGCCGACGGCGAGCCAACCCGTCCCCACTCCGAGAAACGCCCCAAAGATGGAGAGAAGCGCGGCCTCGGTCATGAAGGCGGCGACGATCTGAGATCGCGATACGCCGACGGCCTTCATCAGGCCAACCTCGCTCCTCCGCTCCGAGACCGAGACCAGCATCACGTTCATGATCCCGATGCCGGCTACGCTCAACGAGATGGAGGCGATGGCGACGAGGACGAGGGTCAGTGTGCCAAGAATGTCGCTCAACGTGGAGACCACGGAGTCCTGCGTGATTACGGTCACGTCTTCTTCACCGTGACGCTCGGCCAGGATCGCCGTCACCCGCTCGGCGGTGGCGGCGAGGCCGGTGTGAGCTCGGCTCTCGAGAAGGATCCGGAAGAGGGACGCCCGGTTGAAGATCCGCATCGCCGTCGCCACCGGGATCACGACGACGTCGTCCACGTCGAGCCCGAGCTGGGTTCCGCGTGTGGCGAGAACGCCTACGACCCTCATCCTCCAGTCGTCGATGCGAATGACCTTTCCGAGAGGGCTCTCGCCGGGGAAGAGCTCTCGTGCGACCCTCTCTCCGATGACCGCCACGGCGCCCCCTCGTTTCAGGTCGCCATCCGGCAGGAATTGCCCGCGGCCGAGCGAAAGCTTTCGAATCTCGAGGAACTCGGGCGTCGTTCCCACCACCGCGACCTGGCGGCGGCGCTCTCGGTGCGTGACCGTTCCCGTGGCCATGGCGATCGGCGCACCCCGCTCGACTTGCCGGAGTCGCTTCAAGAGAGCTTCGAAGTCGTCGAGCGTCAAGTCGTTCGGAGCCCCGCCCATGCCCGGCATGACCCCCGTGGTCTCCGTCTTGCCGGGTACGACGATGAGGATGTTCGTGCCGAGGCTCATGAACTGACCGGAAACGTACTCCCGCGCGCCTTCGCCGAGCGCGGTGAGCAGGACGACGGCTCCCACCCCGACCGCCATGCCCAGAAGGCTCAGCCCGGATCGAAGTCGATGTCCCCATAGGGCGCGCCAGGCAAAACGGAGCAGCTCGAGCGGCATCATGAGGGAACCGGCGACGGCGACCCGAGGACGCTGAGCGACTGGAGCTCCTCGCGGTCCATGCGGCGCGCGATCCGACCATCGTTCAGAATCAACGCACGGTCGGCTCGGCGAGCCACGTTCGTGTCGTGCGTCACGACAATCAATGTCAGGCCCTGGTCGTTCATCCGATCGAGGAGATCGAGCACCTGGAAGCCGGAGGCGGAGTCCAGATTACCCGTCGGCTCGTCCGCGAGAAGGAGCCTCGGCTCCATCACCGTCGCCCGGGCGAGGGCCACCCGTTGACGCTCGCCACCCGAGAGCTGGTCGGGCCGATGAGACGCGCGCTCGCTGAGTCCCACTTCCCCGAGGGTCCTCGAGGCACGCTCGCGCCGTTCGGCGGGGGCGATGCCGGCGAACACCATCGGAAGCTCCACGTTCTCGAGCGCCGACAGCCGCGGCACGAGATGAAAGAACTGGAATACGAAGCCGATCCGATGCCGCCGAATCTGGGTCAGCTCGTTCTCGTCGAGTGTTCCGACCTCCCGCCCATCGAGCTTGTACGAGCCCGAGCTCGGCGTATCGAGACATCCGAGTATGTTGAGGAGCGTGGATTTGCCCGAGCCCGAAGGTCCCATGATCGCGACGTGCTCTCCGTCCCCGATGGTCTCGTCCACGTCCACGAGGGCATGCACCTCTTCGTCACCGACGGCGAAGCTGCGGCAGAGCTTTTCGAGCTCGATCAAATCGCGCCCTCTTCGGCCTCGACGACGACGACGGCTCCCTCGACGACTCCGGAGCGATCCAGGGACACCACGATCCGATCTCCGGGCTCGAGCCCGCTCTTGACCTCGGTGAAATCCCAATTGCTGAGTCCGGTCTCGACGTCGCGGCTGACGAGACGGTCCTCCTCGTCGACGATGAGCACCCGGTTGCCTTCGAGGAGCGCCGGCGTCGGAATGCGGAGCACACCATCGCGCTCTTCGAGAACGACCTCGACGTCGGCGGAGGTGCCAGGAAGAATCCTGCTCGCTCCATCGGGATCTTCCAGGTCGACCTCGATCTCGACGGTTCGGTTCTGAGCTTCGACGTCGAGCACATAGGGAGCGATCCGAGACACCCGACCCCAGAAGCTCTTCCCGGGAAACGAGTCGATGCTCACCCGGACTTTCTGATCGAGCTCGATTCGGGCCGAGTCCACCTCGTCCATCGGCGCGCCGATGTAAATGGATTCCGGATCGAGGATATCGATGGCAGCGGGAACGGGTAAGGCGGGCGGGGAAGGCGTGACCCACTCGCCGAGCTCGGCGTCCACCTCGGCCACGATCGCGTCGAACGGCGCGCGCAAGATCATCTTCTCGACGCGGGTTTTGGCGAGATCGACCGCCGCCCGCGCCCGCTCGACGGCGGTGTGCCCCGCCTCGCAAGCGGCGCGGAGGCGAAGGGCCTCGGTCACGGCGCGGTCGAGAAGGTCCTCGCTCGCGATGGACTGTTCCGCGAGCCGCCTCGTACGATCCCTTTCGCGCTCGGCTCGCT
It encodes the following:
- a CDS encoding ABC transporter permease, which translates into the protein MSTASLLRFALTSVSGHRLRSALSTLGIAIGIGSVILLTSIGEGTRRYILEQFTQFGTNLIAINPG
- a CDS encoding ABC transporter permease — translated: MMPLELLRFAWRALWGHRLRSGLSLLGMAVGVGAVVLLTALGEGAREYVSGQFMSLGTNILIVVPGKTETTGVMPGMGGAPNDLTLDDFEALLKRLRQVERGAPIAMATGTVTHRERRRQVAVVGTTPEFLEIRKLSLGRGQFLPDGDLKRGGAVAVIGERVARELFPGESPLGKVIRIDDWRMRVVGVLATRGTQLGLDVDDVVVIPVATAMRIFNRASLFRILLESRAHTGLAATAERVTAILAERHGEEDVTVITQDSVVSTLSDILGTLTLVLVAIASISLSVAGIGIMNVMLVSVSERRSEVGLMKAVGVSRSQIVAAFMTEAALLSIFGAFLGVGTGWLAVGVVVGLYPALPAHPPAWAVAAAMGVALLVGIAFGVLPARRASKLDPILALARR
- a CDS encoding ABC transporter ATP-binding protein translates to MIELEKLCRSFAVGDEEVHALVDVDETIGDGEHVAIMGPSGSGKSTLLNILGCLDTPSSGSYKLDGREVGTLDENELTQIRRHRIGFVFQFFHLVPRLSALENVELPMVFAGIAPAERRERASRTLGEVGLSERASHRPDQLSGGERQRVALARATVMEPRLLLADEPTGNLDSASGFQVLDLLDRMNDQGLTLIVVTHDTNVARRADRALILNDGRIARRMDREELQSLSVLGSPSPVPS
- a CDS encoding efflux RND transporter periplasmic adaptor subunit, which codes for MKRSIKLLTVVAVLVAVGLGLRFFVFVPEPVAVVVALAARGSVEATVTNTRAGTVMARRRAKLSPEMGGMVVAIPFREGQRVRRGDVVLRLDDRLQQAELALAEKDHEAALSREREACLAAERAERERDRTRRLAEQSIASEDLLDRAVTEALRLRAACEAGHTAVERARAAVDLAKTRVEKMILRAPFDAIVAEVDAELGEWVTPSPPALPVPAAIDILDPESIYIGAPMDEVDSARIELDQKVRVSIDSFPGKSFWGRVSRIAPYVLDVEAQNRTVEIEVDLEDPDGASRILPGTSADVEVVLEERDGVLRIPTPALLEGNRVLIVDEEDRLVSRDVETGLSNWDFTEVKSGLEPGDRIVVSLDRSGVVEGAVVVVEAEEGAI